One window of the Hemiscyllium ocellatum isolate sHemOce1 chromosome 11, sHemOce1.pat.X.cur, whole genome shotgun sequence genome contains the following:
- the nkrf gene encoding NF-kappa-B-repressing factor — protein sequence MAAGVESLAGPKLQLTEAVEQYRGLSESDKHWRIRRQFILRHIQNYPGNRMEQLLALSMVWTNHVFLGCRYSPDLLERVFQMAEGIDVGDIGSCELVPGSATNKRSNSDNGENPTAKRKPPLFRPRFRFEPVAFVSSSTKEEDEVKKKPSQSDKPRRWADLDEDNSNCLIRMEEKSVKAESQSTSKTSKSSKSSNGPLDPATSQNSNTCDYDSLCKTIFTDGEQAKSGNCVNGISCLSTYMSKIQQNYSAKYEAYHSNPSDLYPTMRGPDFSKTPVANKQGYKGLGFTQTKRSKSRKSSKKNASKSVLPEPLSSKESPSGGFSPSAIKSRQTFFNMLQISVSRKLSSIGGFSNQLNHSDVLSSCIQTCKTNPQYFYVSLKEIPPADVPKNKKVLTDGYACELRCQGVYLATGYAGSKIGARDRASEQALKLFLKDVVVEVVKRKCKSNCIDDLILCEKNTPRNDIPPALKKPDEKIPSKDTKDTANKGNETTKQNNRNSKDLKKKHWMDFVILETAKNAVCILNNSAQFNRMTVDYKFHLTPSQIWQCRVFVEDHFIAEAYGTKKLVKHTAAEKALTILRETQPIVKSSKPGNTDAAISRSAILGRSAEEALKQKITEDNIGNQLLRKMGWKGGGLGKEGEGIAEPIIVKEQFKREGLGLEMSKSGSKLNKRDIEDLIKNYARSDKQEELTFSKELTNDERMQIHQMAAKYGLKSKSYGKGKERYLVVSRKVRVDDIMNQLAQEGQVGRFELVVPGSST from the exons ATGGCGGCCGGCGTGGAGTCGCTGGCCGGCCCCAAGCTGCAGCTCACCGAGGCGGTGGAGCAGTACCGAGGCCTGTCGGAGAGCGACAAGCACTGGAGGATCCGCCGGCAGTTCATCCTTCGACACATCCAGAACTACCCGGGAAACAGGATGGAGCAGCTACTCGCCCTCTCCATGGTCTGGACCAACCATGTCTTCCTGGGCTGTAG ATACAGCCCAGACCTTTTAGAGAGAGTCTTTCAAATGGCTGAAGGTATTGATGTTGGTGATATTGGATCATGCGAGTTGGTTCCTGGGAGCGCAACAAACAAAAGATCCAATTCTGACAATG GTGAAAATCCAACAGCAAAGCGGAAACCGCCTTTATTTCGCCCTCGTTTCCGTTTTGAGCCAGTTGCATTTGTTAGCAGCAGCACCAAGGAGGAGGATGAAGTAAAGAAAAAGCCAAGTCAATCAGACAAGCCACGAAGGTGGGCAGATTTAGATGAAGATAATTCAAATTGTTTGATTAGAATGGAGGAGAAATCGGTAAAAGCAGAGTCTCAATCCACCTCAAAAACAAGCAAATCTAGCAAAAGTTCAAATGGCCCACTGGATCCTGCCACTTCTCAGAATTCTAACACGTGTGATTATGATTCATTGTGCAAAACCATTTTCACAGACGGAGAGCAAGCCAAAAGTGGAAACTGCGTTAATGGGATAAGCTGTTTAAGCACTTACATGTCTAAAATACAGCAGAATTATTCTGCTAAATATGAAGCTTATCATTCCAATCCATCAGATCTTTATCCAACAATGAGGGGACCGGATTTTTCCAAGACCCCAGTTGCCAATAAACAGGGCTACAAGGGCCTGGGTTTCACACAGACCAAACGGTCGAAAAGTAGAAAATCTTCTAAGAAGAATGCCAGCAAGTCAGTCCTTCCAGAACCTTTGTCAAGCAAGGAATCTCCATCTGGTGGCTTTTCTCCATCTGCAATAAAGAGCAGACAGACTTTCTTTAATATGCTTCAGATATCTGTGTCCAGAAAGCTTAGTTCTATTGGAGGTTTCAGTAACCAGCTAAACCATAGTGACGTGCTAAGCAGCTGTATTCAGACATGTAAAACAAATCCTCAGTATTTCTACGTATCGCTGAAGGAGATCCCTCCAGCTGATGTACCAAAAAATAAGAAAGTCTTGACAGATGGCTATGCCTGTGAGTTGAGATGTCAGGGTGTCTACTTGGCTACAGGTTATGCTGGCAGCAAAATTGGAGCTCGCGATAGGGCCTCTGAGCAAGCCTTAAAATTGTTCCTTAAAGATGTGGTGGTTGAGGTTGTGAAGCGCAAGTGTAAAAGTAATTGTATTGATGATTTAATATTATGTGAAAAAAACACCCCTCGAAATGACATTCCTCCTGCTCTCAAAAAACCAGATGAGAAAATCCCAAGCAAAGATACTAAAGATACAGCCAATAAAGGGAATGAAACAACTAAACAGAACAATCGGAATTCGAAGGATCTCAAAAAGAAGCACTGGATGGATTTTGTCATTTTGGAGACCGCAAAAAATGCTGTCTGCATTCTGAACAATTCAGCCCAATTTAACAGAATGACCGTGGATTACAAGTTTCACCTGACGCCCAGTCAGATCTGGCAATGTCGTGTTTTTGTTGAAGATCACTTTATTGCTGAGGCTTATGGAACCAAGAAGTTGGTGAAGCATACAGCGGCAGAAAAAGCTTTAACAATACTGAGGGAAACGCAACCTATTGTAAAATCAAGCAAACCAGGAAACACTGATGCAGCCATCTCTCGAAGTGCAATTCTCGGAAGGTCGGCTGAGGAAGCTCTTAAACAAAAGATCACAGAGGACAACATTGGCAATCAGCTTTTACGGAAAATGGGGTGGAAAGGAGGTGGTTTGGGGAAAGAGGGTGAAGGTATTGCAGAGCCAATCATTGTAAAAGAACAGTTCAAGAGAGAGGGCCTGGGTTTAGAGATGAGCAAGAGTGGTTCTAAATTAAACAAGCGTGATATAGAAGATCTTATCAAAAACTATGCCCGCTCGGACAAGCAGGAAGAACTGACCTTTTCCAAAGAACTAACCAACGATGAGCGAATGCAAATCCATCAAATGGCTGCAAAGTATGGCCTCAAGAGTAAATCCTATGGAAAAGGAAAGGAGCGTTATTTGGTTGTGAGCAGAAAGGTCCGTGTAGATGATATTATGAACCAGCTTGCACAAGAAGGACAAGTTGGCCGATTTGAACTGGTAGTGCCCGGTTCTTCAACTTGA